One Trachemys scripta elegans isolate TJP31775 chromosome 4, CAS_Tse_1.0, whole genome shotgun sequence genomic region harbors:
- the OVCH2 gene encoding ovochymase-2 isoform X1, protein MPVALGEVLLFMIGIVCLREGNSVPLRLQKDSRCGQKPHEMKPWNNFNHLTRIVGGNQVKQGSHPWQVSLKRWQRHFCGGTIVSAQWVVTAAHCVLDRHLRDYLNITAGEHDLSLVDEGEQTLPVKAIIKHPNFNPKRPMNYDIALVKLDGAFNFSSSVLPACLPDVGEKFDPGDVCTTCGWGRLKENGILPQVLHEVDLPIIGHKECSRALSTLRNPIRGDTLMCAGFPDGGKDACQGDSGGPLLCRRKHGAWTLAGVTSWGMGCARSWNDNMRKKYDQRGSPGVFTDLRKVLSWIQENVNTDLKMKSSVASCSTQDGKLPSNEGELHFPESPKHLYQNNQLCVWTLLVPEGMHILLNFSHFDVESDTFCDYDSLSVYSKDDRLVGRFCGVDSPLPILVGSNGIKLKFVSDNKASGTGFSMGYRALSPDALPDSGCGSLAVLFEGGVIQSMNYPEPYNNLADCHWIIHAPENHVIKLTYEYFEIEENEDCSYDSVTAYEDVTKEEEIARSCGFAVPAPVLSTSSMMLIIFHSDETETFGGFRATFSFIHVADLNISDLNNEAALPEGLNTTTEIPDDICGVPSNQPRFLFSRIMGGEEAVPYSWPWQVSIQISAEHICGGAALTKEWVVTAAHCFNYKEQYRDLWMVVAGLHDITELEHSQRRSVKQYIIHQDFNEITMDSDIALLQLTEPLEFNHYVRPVCLPEKDEVVQPSRVCTTTGWGTHNEDREKSNKLQQLEVPILVSETCQNYYVNYPGKVTQRMLCAGFPLEEGKDSCTGDSGGPLVCPSEDSGFYTLSGLISWGFGCGRKNYPGVYTNVAVFIDWINHYINTGKAQGFPNYSNFQDNI, encoded by the exons ATTCTAGGTGTGGACAGAAGCCACATGAAATGAAGCCATGGAATAATTTCAACCACCTCACTCGCATTGTTGGTGGGAACCAGGTGAAACAAGGCTCGCATCCGTGGCAG GTTTCCTTGAAACGATGGCAAAGGCATTTCTGTGGAGGCACCATTGTTTCTGCTCAATGGGTGGTCACGGCAGCTCACTGTGTTTTAGACAG ACACTTACGCGATTACCTGAACATCACTGCCGGAGAACATGATTTAAGTCTCGTGGATGAAGGAGAGCAGACACTACCAGTTAAAGCCATCATTAAACACCCAAATTTCAACCCCAAAAGACCAATGAATTATGATATTGCCCTTGTGAAGCTGGATGGTGCTTTCAACTTTA GTTCATCAGTTTTGCCAGCCTGCCTTCCTGATGTGGGTGAAAAGTTTGATCCAGGAGATGTTTGTACCACTTGTGGTTGGGGCCGTCTAAAAGAGA ATGGAATCCTCCCTCAGGTCTTGCATGAAGTAGACTTGCCAATCATAGGCCACAAGGAATGTTCTAGAGCTTTGTCAACCTTACGGAATCCGATCCGAGGAGACACTTTAATGTGTGCTGGATTTCCAGATGGAGGAAAGGATGCATGCCAG GGTGATTCTGGAGGCCCTCTTTTGTGTAGGCGTAAGCATGGTGCCTGGACTCTAGCTGGGGTGACCTCCTGGGGTATGGGATGTGCTCGGAGCTGGAATGATAACATGAGGAAAAAGTATGATCAGAGAGGATCGCCTGGGGTTTTCACAGATCTCCGTAAGGTGCTCTCCTGGATTCAAGAAAACGTCAATACTG atttgaaaatgaaaagttctGTAG CATCATGTAGCACCCAGGATGGTAAACTCCCCAGCAATGAAGGTGAATTACATTTCCCAGAAAGTCCCAAACATTTATATCAAAACAACCA GTTGTGTGTGTGGACTCTGCTGGTCCCAGAAGGAATGCATATACTACTTAATTTCTCCCACTTTGATGTGGAGTCAGACACGTTCTGTGACTATGATTCTTTGTCAGTGTATTCGAAAGATGACAGACTTGTTG GGAGATTCTGTGGGGTTGACTCTCCACTACCCATTTTGGTCGGCTCCAATGGTATAAAGCTGAAATTTGTCTCTGATAACAAGGCATCTGGAACTGGATTTTCAATGGGGTACAGAGCTCTTTCACCAGATGCTCTTCCTG ATTCTGGCTGCGGATCCTTAGCTGTCCTCTTCGAAGGAGGAGTGATACAAAGTATGAACTATCCTGAACCCTACAACAATCTGGCAGACTGTCACTGGATTATTCATGCTCCAGAGAACCATGTAATCAAG cttaCATATGAGTATTTTGAAATAGAGGAAAATGAAGACTGCTCCTATGACTCTGTAACAGCGTATGAGGATGTAACAAAAGAGGAAGaaatag CTAGGTCTTGTGGGTTTGCTGTCCCAGCGCCTGTTTTGAGCACCTCTAGCATGATGCTGATCATCTTTCATTCAGATGAAACCGAGACCTTTGGGGGATTCCGAGCCACATTCTCCTTCATTCATGTAGCAG ATTTAAATATATCAGATTTGAACAATGAAGCAGCACTTCCTGAGGGTCTAAATACCACCACAGAAATTCCAG ATGACATCTGTGGAGTGCCTTCAAATCAGCCCAGGTTTCTCTTCAGTAGGATAATGGGTGGTGAGGAAGCTGTCCCCTACTCATGGCCTTGGCAGGTCAGCATACAGATTTCAGCTGAGCACATCTGTGGAGGAGCAGCTCTTACCAAAGAGTGGGTTGTCACAGCTGCTCACTGCTTTAATTATAA gGAACAGTACAGAGATTTATGGATGGTGGTTGCTGGACTCCATGATATTACAGAGCTAGAGCACAGTCAG AGAAGATCAGTGAAGCAGTACATTATTCATCAAGATTTTAACGAGATCACTATGGATTCCGATATTGCATTATTgcaattgactgagcccctgGAGTTTAATCACTACGTGCGTCCAGTGTGCCTGCCTGAGAAGGATGAGGTGGTTCAGCCTTCTAGGGTGTGCACCACTACAGGGTGGGGTACTCATAATGAAG ACAGAGAAAAATCCAATAAACTTCAGCAGCTGGAAGTCCCAATCCTAGTCTCTGAGACATGTCAGAACTACTATGTAAACTATCCTGGCAAGGTGACTCAGCGGATGCTCTGTGCTGGATTCCCTCTGGAGGAGGGAAAGGACTCGTGCACA GGTGACTCAGGTGGACCGTTAGTTTGTCCTTCAGAAGATTCAGGATTTTACACTCTGAGTGGACTAATAAGCTGGGGCTTCGGTTGTGGAAGAAAAAACTACCCAGGAGTATATACAAATGTTGCTGTTTTCATTGACTGGATCAATCACTATATTAATACTG GCAAGGCACAAGGATTTCCAAACTACTCAAACTTTCAAGACAACATCTAA
- the OVCH2 gene encoding ovochymase-2 isoform X2: protein MPVALGEVLLFMIGIVCLREGNSVPLRLQKDSRCGQKPHEMKPWNNFNHLTRIVGGNQVKQGSHPWQVSLKRWQRHFCGGTIVSAQWVVTAAHCVLDRHLRDYLNITAGEHDLSLVDEGEQTLPVKAIIKHPNFNPKRPMNYDIALVKLDGAFNFSSSVLPACLPDVGEKFDPGDVCTTCGWGRLKENGILPQVLHEVDLPIIGHKECSRALSTLRNPIRGDTLMCAGFPDGGKDACQGDSGGPLLCRRKHGAWTLAGVTSWGMGCARSWNDNMRKKYDQRGSPGVFTDLRKVLSWIQENVNTDLKMKSSVASCSTQDGKLPSNEGELHFPESPKHLYQNNQLCVWTLLVPEGMHILLNFSHFDVESDTFCDYDSLSVYSKDDRLVGRFCGVDSPLPILVGSNGIKLKFVSDNKASGTGFSMGYRALSPDALPDSGCGSLAVLFEGGVIQSMNYPEPYNNLADCHWIIHAPENHVIKLTYEYFEIEENEDCSYDSVTAYEDVTKEEEIARSCGFAVPAPVLSTSSMMLIIFHSDETETFGGFRATFSFIHVADLNISDLNNEAALPEGLNTTTEIPDDICGVPSNQPRFLFSRIMGGEEAVPYSWPWQVSIQISAEHICGGAALTKEWVVTAAHCFNYKEQYRDLWMVVAGLHDITELEHSQRRSVKQYIIHQDFNEITMDSDIALLQLTEPLEFNHYVRPVCLPEKDEVVQPSRVCTTTGWGTHNEEKNPINFSSWKSQS from the exons ATTCTAGGTGTGGACAGAAGCCACATGAAATGAAGCCATGGAATAATTTCAACCACCTCACTCGCATTGTTGGTGGGAACCAGGTGAAACAAGGCTCGCATCCGTGGCAG GTTTCCTTGAAACGATGGCAAAGGCATTTCTGTGGAGGCACCATTGTTTCTGCTCAATGGGTGGTCACGGCAGCTCACTGTGTTTTAGACAG ACACTTACGCGATTACCTGAACATCACTGCCGGAGAACATGATTTAAGTCTCGTGGATGAAGGAGAGCAGACACTACCAGTTAAAGCCATCATTAAACACCCAAATTTCAACCCCAAAAGACCAATGAATTATGATATTGCCCTTGTGAAGCTGGATGGTGCTTTCAACTTTA GTTCATCAGTTTTGCCAGCCTGCCTTCCTGATGTGGGTGAAAAGTTTGATCCAGGAGATGTTTGTACCACTTGTGGTTGGGGCCGTCTAAAAGAGA ATGGAATCCTCCCTCAGGTCTTGCATGAAGTAGACTTGCCAATCATAGGCCACAAGGAATGTTCTAGAGCTTTGTCAACCTTACGGAATCCGATCCGAGGAGACACTTTAATGTGTGCTGGATTTCCAGATGGAGGAAAGGATGCATGCCAG GGTGATTCTGGAGGCCCTCTTTTGTGTAGGCGTAAGCATGGTGCCTGGACTCTAGCTGGGGTGACCTCCTGGGGTATGGGATGTGCTCGGAGCTGGAATGATAACATGAGGAAAAAGTATGATCAGAGAGGATCGCCTGGGGTTTTCACAGATCTCCGTAAGGTGCTCTCCTGGATTCAAGAAAACGTCAATACTG atttgaaaatgaaaagttctGTAG CATCATGTAGCACCCAGGATGGTAAACTCCCCAGCAATGAAGGTGAATTACATTTCCCAGAAAGTCCCAAACATTTATATCAAAACAACCA GTTGTGTGTGTGGACTCTGCTGGTCCCAGAAGGAATGCATATACTACTTAATTTCTCCCACTTTGATGTGGAGTCAGACACGTTCTGTGACTATGATTCTTTGTCAGTGTATTCGAAAGATGACAGACTTGTTG GGAGATTCTGTGGGGTTGACTCTCCACTACCCATTTTGGTCGGCTCCAATGGTATAAAGCTGAAATTTGTCTCTGATAACAAGGCATCTGGAACTGGATTTTCAATGGGGTACAGAGCTCTTTCACCAGATGCTCTTCCTG ATTCTGGCTGCGGATCCTTAGCTGTCCTCTTCGAAGGAGGAGTGATACAAAGTATGAACTATCCTGAACCCTACAACAATCTGGCAGACTGTCACTGGATTATTCATGCTCCAGAGAACCATGTAATCAAG cttaCATATGAGTATTTTGAAATAGAGGAAAATGAAGACTGCTCCTATGACTCTGTAACAGCGTATGAGGATGTAACAAAAGAGGAAGaaatag CTAGGTCTTGTGGGTTTGCTGTCCCAGCGCCTGTTTTGAGCACCTCTAGCATGATGCTGATCATCTTTCATTCAGATGAAACCGAGACCTTTGGGGGATTCCGAGCCACATTCTCCTTCATTCATGTAGCAG ATTTAAATATATCAGATTTGAACAATGAAGCAGCACTTCCTGAGGGTCTAAATACCACCACAGAAATTCCAG ATGACATCTGTGGAGTGCCTTCAAATCAGCCCAGGTTTCTCTTCAGTAGGATAATGGGTGGTGAGGAAGCTGTCCCCTACTCATGGCCTTGGCAGGTCAGCATACAGATTTCAGCTGAGCACATCTGTGGAGGAGCAGCTCTTACCAAAGAGTGGGTTGTCACAGCTGCTCACTGCTTTAATTATAA gGAACAGTACAGAGATTTATGGATGGTGGTTGCTGGACTCCATGATATTACAGAGCTAGAGCACAGTCAG AGAAGATCAGTGAAGCAGTACATTATTCATCAAGATTTTAACGAGATCACTATGGATTCCGATATTGCATTATTgcaattgactgagcccctgGAGTTTAATCACTACGTGCGTCCAGTGTGCCTGCCTGAGAAGGATGAGGTGGTTCAGCCTTCTAGGGTGTGCACCACTACAGGGTGGGGTACTCATAATGAAG AGAAAAATCCAATAAACTTCAGCAGCTGGAAGTCCCAATCCTAG